Part of the Methanococcus maripaludis genome is shown below.
ACCAAAAACGGTTCTAGCTACAATTCATACATCATTATGGATGAAAAGGTTGTTTTGATAGATACTGTAAAAAAATACATGTTTGATGAATTTTATAACAGAATTAAAAAGGTCGTTGATCCTGAAAAAATTGATTATATTGTTGTAAATCATGTTGAAATGGATCATAGCGGTTCTTTAGAAAAAATTATTGAAATTTCAAAAGCTACTATCATAACAAACGCAAAGGCAAAAGAACATCTTGAATTACACTACGATACGAAAGATTGGGAATACCTACTAGTTGATACAGGAGATTCATTAAACATTGGCAGTAGAAATTTAACATTTGTTAAAACTCCGATGCTTCACTGGCCAGACAATATGGTAACATACTGTCCTGAAGATAAAATACTGTTTTCAAACGATGCATTTGGACAGCACATCGCATCATCTGAAAGATTCGACTTTGAAATTGATTATGCAATAGAATCTGCAAAAGAATACTTTGCAAATATACTTCTTCCATACCGAACACTCATTCCAAATGCAGTTAAAACTGTAGATACTCTTGAACTTGATTTGATATGTCCATCCCATGGAATTATCTGGAAAGAAGATATCTCAAAAATTAAAGAAAAATATCTTGAATTTGCATCAAATAATAT
Proteins encoded:
- a CDS encoding FprA family A-type flavoprotein is translated as MAVVLKDNVYWVGAIDWNIREFHGYETKNGSSYNSYIIMDEKVVLIDTVKKYMFDEFYNRIKKVVDPEKIDYIVVNHVEMDHSGSLEKIIEISKATIITNAKAKEHLELHYDTKDWEYLLVDTGDSLNIGSRNLTFVKTPMLHWPDNMVTYCPEDKILFSNDAFGQHIASSERFDFEIDYAIESAKEYFANILLPYRTLIPNAVKTVDTLELDLICPSHGIIWKEDISKIKEKYLEFASNNISEKAVIVYDTMYKSTEKIGLSIAEGLMDSNIEVKIFKISETPISKIITEILDAKYVLVGSPTLNINLYPEVARFLKYMEGLKPNKKIAAAFGSYGWAESATKHIKNTFDILSFDTVEDECLTCRFVPDEEHLEKCHEFGKKLAKM